DNA sequence from the Paenibacillus physcomitrellae genome:
TTTCTGAGACCGGAGCCCCGCAAGGCTATTTTGACCGGCATGCTGCATAACCTCAGCTATTTAGAGGAAGAAGAAGCAGCGCGCAGCACCTACCTGGAGCTGAAACAGCTTGTTCTGGCTTCTCTCGGAGCCCATCCAAGTAATAACCACTAAAATAAGAGAAAGCCCTAAGGAGTGAAGAAACCTGCTATGAAAGGCATTATTAATTTCTCGCTGAGAAACAAATTTGCCGTTTGGTTCCTGACGATTATCGTTGTAGCCGGCGGTTTGTACAGCGGCCTGACTATGAAACAGGAGACAATCCCGAACATCAACATCCCGTTTCTGACCGTCACCACCGTCTATCCTGGAGCCGCGCCGGAAGGCGTGCAAAACGAAGTTACCGTTCCGCTGGAACAGAAACTCCACAATCTGGACGGCGTGAAGACGATTACGTCAACCTCCATGGAGAACGCCTCCTCCATTCAGGTCGAATTTGATTACGGAGCTGATCTGGACAACGCTTCTGCCGCACTGCGGGAGTCTTTAAACAGCGTAACGCTGCCTGAAGGCGCACAGAAGCCGCAGATTTCCAGATTCAGCTTGAGTTCTCTTCCTGTTATCTCCCTGAGTCTTGCTTCCAACGGGGCCAATGATCTGGAACAGCTGACGCATCTGGCCGAAACCGATATTCAGCCGATGCTCGAAGATCTGGAAGGCGTTGCTTCCGTACAGATCGCAGGACAATATACCAAAAATGTCGAGCTTACCTACGATAAAGCCAAAATGGCTGAACTCGGTTTAACGGAAGATTCCGTCAAGCAGATCATCGCGGCCTCTGCCGTGCATGCGCCACTGGGCTTGTTCGAACTGGACAAATCCCAGACAGCGGTTGTTGTTGATGGGAACATCACTACTTTGGACGATTTGAAGAAGCTTGAAATTCCGCTGGTTCCATCCGCTGGTTCCGCCGGACAGGGTCCTGCTGCGGGCGGCGCTGCTGCCGGTAACGGCGGAGCGGCTGCAGGCGGTGGCGCGGATACAAGCGCAGCTGGCGGTGGAACTTCCGGCGCAGGTGCAGGTCAAGGTCAGGCCGGTTCAGCAGCCGGATTGCCGACCGTCCGTCTGGATCAGATCGCCAAAATCGAGGTGATCGGCCAAGCCGAATCCATCTCCCGTACCAACGGCAGAGAGTCTCTTGGTATCCAGATCGTCAAATCCAATGATGCCAATACCGTTGACGTAGTCAACGAGGTTAAAGATACAGTAAGTCAATTGAAGAAGGATTATCCGGATCTCGATCTGACCGTACTTCTGGATCAAGGCAAGCCGATTGAAGACTCGGTTAATACCATGCTGTTCAAAGCCTTGTTTGGCGCCTTGTTCGCGGTTCTGATCATTCTGATCTTCCTGCGTAACCTTCGCTCTACGATTATTGCCATTATCTCTATTCCTTTGTCGCTGCTTATTGCTATTCTGGGGCTGCGTCAGATGGATATTACGCTGAATATGATGTCACTCGGCGCTATGACGGTCGCAATCGGCCGGGTAGTGGACGACTCGATCGTCGTTATCGAGAATATTTACCGGCGTTTGTCCCTGAGCGGCGAGAAGCTCAAAGGGCGCAAGCTGATTCTTGAAGCCACCCGCGAAATGTTCGTTCCGATCTTCTCCTCAACGATCGTAACGATCGCTGTATTCCTGCCGCTTGCTTTCGTCAGCGGTATGGTCGGCGAGCTCTTCACGCCATTCGCTCTGACTATGGTCTTCGCCCTGCTCGCTTCCCTGATCGTGGCGATTACAGTAGTACCGGCGCTGGCTCATTCCTTGTTCCGCAAGGGCTTGAAGAAGACGCACAATCACGAGGAGAAACCGGGCGCACTGGCTAACGGCTACAAACGAGTTTTGGCCTGGTCTCTGTCCCACAAGCTGATTACTTTCGGCCTGGCTGTTGTTCTGCTGATCGGCAGCTTGTTCCTGACACCGTTCATCGGCAGCAGCTTCCTGCCTGACCAGGAAGACAAAACCGTCATGGTAACCTTCTCGCCGGAACCGGGACTTACCCTGGACGAAGTGAAAGAACATGCCATGGACGCCGAGACAATTTTCCTCGATCAGCCTGACGTAGTGAGCATGCAGTATTCCATTGGAGGCAGCAACCCGCTTAGCCCGGGACCTTCCAAGTCGGGATTGTTC
Encoded proteins:
- a CDS encoding efflux RND transporter permease subunit, which produces MKGIINFSLRNKFAVWFLTIIVVAGGLYSGLTMKQETIPNINIPFLTVTTVYPGAAPEGVQNEVTVPLEQKLHNLDGVKTITSTSMENASSIQVEFDYGADLDNASAALRESLNSVTLPEGAQKPQISRFSLSSLPVISLSLASNGANDLEQLTHLAETDIQPMLEDLEGVASVQIAGQYTKNVELTYDKAKMAELGLTEDSVKQIIAASAVHAPLGLFELDKSQTAVVVDGNITTLDDLKKLEIPLVPSAGSAGQGPAAGGAAAGNGGAAAGGGADTSAAGGGTSGAGAGQGQAGSAAGLPTVRLDQIAKIEVIGQAESISRTNGRESLGIQIVKSNDANTVDVVNEVKDTVSQLKKDYPDLDLTVLLDQGKPIEDSVNTMLFKALFGALFAVLIILIFLRNLRSTIIAIISIPLSLLIAILGLRQMDITLNMMSLGAMTVAIGRVVDDSIVVIENIYRRLSLSGEKLKGRKLILEATREMFVPIFSSTIVTIAVFLPLAFVSGMVGELFTPFALTMVFALLASLIVAITVVPALAHSLFRKGLKKTHNHEEKPGALANGYKRVLAWSLSHKLITFGLAVVLLIGSLFLTPFIGSSFLPDQEDKTVMVTFSPEPGLTLDEVKEHAMDAETIFLDQPDVVSMQYSIGGSNPLSPGPSKSGLFFANYKSDTKNFSKVKEDLINKLTEQVPYGTWSELSAGGGGLGGSQLTVQVFGDNIEQIKPFADQVLKLVQDDTANFAKAESSLSDAYDQYTLMANQSKLSSLGLTAGQLAMALAPVTTEPVLTSVDIDGKQYEVHVKTDNKTYNSITDIENQTIASPLGMQVPIKDVAQVVKGTSPDAISSIDGRTVVEITANILASDVSGVSKALESKINSLTKPDGVTVQFGGVTEQINDTFTQLGLAMAAAVAIVYFVLIVTFHGALAPFAILFSLPFTVIGALLALLISGDTLNVSSLMGALMLIGIVVTNAIVLIDRVIHKERDGLSTREALLEAGATRLRPILMTAIATIGALLPLVFGWENSAGVISKGLGVTVIGGLISSTLLTLVIVPIVYEFLAKFRRRSLAEQED